In Rhodopirellula sp. P2, the DNA window TGATCCGTTTTGCTTTGGGAGCAAAGTGCATCCCACCGAGGTCCGGTGTGGGCGTCGCAGCCGATGCCATGTCTCGTCCGAGCAAGTGCGCCAGCGCGGCGGCACCCACGGTGGAGGTGGCTTGTTTGAGGAAGACGCGGCGTTTGGATTGCAGTGAAAAGTCAGGGGTCATGATGGGTTCCCTCGCAAGGAAGAAGGCGAGTTGGGGGAGGACTTGGAAGGGTGGGAAGCAGACTTCGGATGGACGGTTCGAAACAGGCAGGAATGTTTGCGGATGAACTCGTTCGAGACTTGGGCCGACGCGGCGAAGCATCTTTGACAACCCGAATGCAGAAGCGAGGGATTCGATGTGGTCCCTCGCTCACGCGTCGGGTTGTGATTCTGATGTAGGTTGGCCACTCTTGGCCGACATCCACAACTCTGACCGGCAAGAGTTCCCAATCTGCCTGCGTTGAAAATGGCGGCGATGTACCAACGCGGGCTCGTCTGTCTGTTTAGCGTTTCCAAATCGTGGCGTCCAAGTTCAGGATGACTTGGCACAACGAGGTCATTGCGGCGAGTTCAGGAAGGGAAACTTCGCGGGGCAATTCTCGTTCGCCGATGGACAGGTAGCTTTGGGCGGACTCGGGGGCTTTCTCGAAGAAGCTGAGTTCGCGTTGATAAAGCGTGACAAGTTCTTCTCGTTCGGTTGCATCCGGACGACGTCCGGCCAGCTTCAGAAACGCGTTTTCAATTCTCTGGTCAGGGTCTTGGTCGTTCACCAAGTTGGTCGCCAATACGCGGGTCGCTTCGATGAACTGTTCATCGTTGAGCAGCACGAGTGCTTGCAACGGCGTGTTCGTTCGCGAGCGTTTGACGGTGCAGACTTCCCGTGTTGATGCATCGAAGACCATCATGTTGGGAAGTGGTGCGGTGCGTTTCCAAACGGAATACAGCGACCGTCGGTAGAGCGCCTTGCCGACCGATTGTTGATACGCAGGCGACATCCCGTTGGATTCACGCCACAGGTCTTGGCCGGGTTGGTAGGGTGACACCGGGGGGCCGCCCATCTCGGGGTTCAGCAACCCAGAGGCGGCCAGTGCGAGGTCGCGAATTTGTTCGGCTGCGAGTCGATATGATGGGCCCCGGGCGAGCAGACGATTGGTCGGGTCGCTTTCGAATTTGTCCTGCGTGCAGCGGGAATCCTGGCGATAGGTCGCGGAGAGCACGATGTTCCGGCACATCCGTTGGATGTCCCAGTCGTGGTCAATGAAGTCGCGGGCCAACCAATCGAGAAGTTCAGGGTGCGTTGGCAGGTCACCTTGCAAACCAAAGTTCTCAGGCGTGCGGACCAACGGGTCGGCGAAGAAGTTGCCCCACAGTCGGTTGACGGCAACCCGAGCGGTCAGCGGGTGTTCGGGATGCGTGATCCATTGAGCCAGCCCCAGGCGATCTTTGGGAGCATCTTCAGGGAACGGAATCGGGATGGCTTTCAAGACCGTTCGTTGCACGCGAGTGGTTTCGTCGGTCTTGGCATCGTATTCCCCGCGGAGCAACAGGTGCGTTTGGCGAGGTTCGTCCATCTCACGCATGATGGGGACTTCTTGGATGACTTCTTCGGCCATCACGAATTGATGCCGAGCCTGGCGAAGCTTGGCAAACGCCTCGCGTGTGTCTTGATCCAACGCGGACGCGAATGTGGCGGCGTCAGCGGGGCGAGCTTCGCCCGTCGCCAAGACTTGCAGTTCAAGCGGCGTCAGGTTGCGTTCGTACAGTCGGACGTCATCGATCAAGCCGCCCGCGAATCCGCGAGCCCGGAAACGCTGGCCGATCACGAAGTCTCCGCCATGGTCGACGACGACGTTGCATGATTTTTTGACTTCGTCTCGCAGCGTCACCGTCTCCAGTTCTTGACCGTTGAGGAAGAGTTTCAGCCCCGATGCTTGGGACGACCCGTCGTAGGTTGCGGCGACTTGATGCCATTGGTTGGCTGAAATGGGTTCCACTGTTCGAACGCTGATGGCGTTGCCCGGCCAAACCCGAGCCATACGAGATTCGAGGTGACCGTCTTGGATCGTCAGGTCGTACCCGTTGTAGCCGCAGTCCGTTCCGCGCGTGTGATGGACGATCAGGCTGCGTTCCGAAGATCGTTCGGGATCATTGAGCGTGACAACAACGGTGAAAGGCGTCCAACGATCCAGCGGTTCAATGTCGTGAGCGGTCACACCGCGTTCGCCGTCCAGCTTCAATGCCATTCGGTCGATCGGACCGGTGGGTTGATTGGACGCTGCTTCTTTGGAATCGTCTTTGTCCGCCAAGCGAGCTTTTTCGTCATCGGCCAGCGTTGGGTTCAGCCGAGCGATCTCGCAATTTTCGACGGGGACCAAATCACACATCTTCGCCCAAGACCGGTCGGACTCGGATGGGTGATAGACAGGTTTGACAGCGTTGTCGAATCCTTGGTCCAGCGCCAACGCGAGGCGGAGGTCGGGGATGTCGTCGGCGGTGATGGAAGTCGCTTCGCTGGCCTTGAAACGTTCCTTGGTAGCTGCAAGAACCGCTTGGTAATGTTGTTCTGAAGAGGCCAGTTCTGCACGAGCTTGTTCGAGTGCCGCGGATTCTTCTTCGGTCGGAAGCAGCATCGATGGGCAGGGGACTTTTTCGGTGCGATCGTAGACACCGCTTTCGTCGATCGAATTGAAGAACGCCGAGAGCGAATAGAAGTCACGTGCGGTGATCGGATCGTACTTGTGATCGTGGCAACGGGCACATTCCAAGGTCAGTCCCATCACAGCGGTGCTGAAGGTGTGAACGCGATCGGCAGCGTTCTCGATTCGCCACTCTTCGAAGACCGCGCCGCCTTCATTGTTGAGACGATGAATGCGATTGAAAGCGGTCGCCAATTGCTGGTCTCGCGTTGGTTCTTCCAACAGGTCACCGGCGATTTGCCAGGTCAAGAAATCGTCGTAAGGAAGGTTCTGGTTCAGGGCACGAACGACCCAGTCGCGATAAGGCCACTGGGTGTTGAGTTTGTCGCTTTGGTAGCCGTAGGAATCGGCGTAGCGTGCGACGTCGAGCCAGGCGATCGACATGTGTTCGCCGTACGCGGAGGACTTCAGCAGCTCATCGACCGCATCTTCATACGCTCTTTCGCGATCTTTCTGGACGGCTTGCTCAAAGCTTCGAATCGATTCCGCTGATGGTGGCAACCCGGTCAAGTCCAACGTGACTCGTCGCAACCAACGCAACGGATCCGCTTCAGGGTTGGGCTGTTGCCCGGCCGCTTCGATCTTGGCCAGGACAAATGGATCGATGGTTTGCTTGGGCCAGTCTGCCTGTTTGACCGAGGGCACTTCCACTGCGAGAGGAAGCTTTTCAAACGACCAGTGCGCTGCGTAGGGAGCTCCTTCGTCGATCCAACGCTTCAGCATTTCCTTCTGCTCGTTGGTCAGTTCCAGATTCGCGTGCGGCGGCGGCATCAGCAGATCGGGATCGTCGCTTTGAATGCGGTCCAACAACTCGTCCGATTCCAAGACGTACGCGGCATCTTCGCGAACATCCAATCGCAGGTCCGCTTCCCGGGTGGCTTCATCGGGACCGTGGCAGAAGTAGCAACGGTCCGAAAGAATCGGCCGGATGTCGCGATTGAAATCAATGTCGTCGGCCGCCTGGACGAGGGTGCAGGTCACCGCCGGGCAAATGAAAAGCAAAGGGATCAGGTTGCGAAAGGAAACGAACATGATGGATTCGCAGCGGTGGGGGGAAGGTTGCTGGGGGGCGAGACGGTCCGGGCAGGCAGACTGCAGCCGGGATTCAATTCGTTTGGGTTTGATCGGCGGGGTGTGGTTGGCGTTCCACTGGCGCACATCCAGGTTCTTGTCTTCGTCGACGCAAACATCATGACCGTGCATGATTGGCTGGCTTTCGATCTGGTAGGAATTCTGAAGCACGCCATCGACGTACTCCGGTTCTGAGCGAGCGGAAGGAGGTGCCGCTCGGGGTTGATTGATTCCGAGACCAGTTTCGCTGGGAAAACGTTGGTTGTCTTGCATGAAGCGATTATTCTTGTGTAAAAAAACAGCATGAAAAAGACACTCCATAGACAAGCGTTTTTCGCTCGCTTGGCTCCCGGTCAGGAGATTCTGAAGCTGTTTGATTGGATGCCCGACGTGTCGTTCTTCGTCAAAGATCGCGAGGGCAGGTTCATGGCACTGAATCGTCGTGGCTGCGAATACTGTGGGGTGCTGTCCGAGGCGGAGGCGATCGGGAAGACCGATCACGACTTCTTTCCCAAGACGCGGGCGGACGAGTACCGCGAAGACGATTTGCAGGTGATGGAGTCGAAGGAAGCGATCATCAACCGAATCGAAAGTGCACCTGAAGAAGCCGGTTCCCCGCGGTTGGTCACGACCAGCAAGATTCCGCTGAAGGATCGTCGTGGACGAGTGATCGGTGTGGCTGGTTTTTCGCGACAAGTCGAGCGGATGCAATCGGGCAGCGCAGACTCCTTGGAGAAGGTGATGCAGCACATCCACGCTCACTACCGTGAAGACATTCCGACCGGGCACTTGGCCGAGATGGCGGGGTTGTCAGCGAGTCATTTTGAGCGGCGGTTTCGATTGGCGTTTGGTGCCTCGCCGCGACAGTATTTGATTCGCGTCCGAATTGAGAACGCGGCGCGTTGGTTGCGAGAAACGGACGAGCGTGTGACCGCGATCGCCCAGAGTTGCGGCTTCTATGACCACGCTCATTTCAGTCGCAGCTTTCAACGCATCATGAACATGTCGCCGACGCAGTATCGAAAACGCAAACAGGGCTGAACGGGTCATTCCACAGAGTAGAACAATTGTCCCCAATTGTTCCGTCAGGCGGCGTTCTCTGCCAAGCTGTGCCGAGATTCAAACGAGCGGTCTTGCTGATCTTCCATTGCGTGAAGCGAAGATGCTGAAGTTCCTTTCATTCGCATTCCGCTTTTCCGCGAAGCGACCCAGCCACGCAAACAGTTGAGGACAACTGTTCTACTCTGGTTGAGTGTCCGAAGTGACAGAGTAGGACAATTGTCCCCAATTGTTCCGTCAGGCGGCGTTCTCTGCCAAGCTGTGCCGAGATTCAAACGGGCGGTCTTGCTGATCTTCCATTGCGTGAAGCGTAGATGTTGAAGTCCCGCCCATTCGCTTCACGCTTTCTTGCGAAGCGACCCAGCCACGCAAACAGTTGAGGACAACTGTTCTACTCTGGTTGAGTGTCCGAAGTGACAGAGTAGAACAATTGTCCCCAATTGTTCCGTCAGGCGGCGTTCCCTGCCAAGCTGTGCCGAAATTCAAACGGGCGGTCTTGCTGATCTTCCATTGCGTGAAGCGTAGATGTTGAAGTCCCGCCCATTCGCTTCACGCTTTCTTGCGAAGCGACCCAGCCACGCAAACAGTTGAGGACAACTGTTCTACTCTGGTTGAGTGTCCGAAGTGACAGAGTAGAACAATTGTCCCCAATTGTTCCGTCAGGCGGCGTTCCCTGCCAAGCTGTGCCGAAATTCAAACGGGCGGTCTTGCTGATCTTCCATTGCGTGAAGCGTAGATGTTGAAGTCCCGCCCATTCGCTTCACGCTTTCTTGCGAAGCGACCCAGCCACGCAAACAGTTGAGGACAACTGTTCTACTCTGGTTGAGTGTCCGAAGTGACAGAGTAGAACAATTGTCCCCAATTGTTCCGTCAGGCGGCGTTCCCTGCCAAGCTGTGCCGAGATTCAAACGAGCGGTCTTGCTGATCTTCCATCGCGTGAAGCGAAGACGTTGAAGTCCCGCCCATTCGCTTCACGCTTTCTTGCGAAGCAACCCTGGCACGCAAACAGTGGAGGACAACGGTTCTACTCTGGCTCGGACAGCAGAGCGGTTGCGACGGTGTCAGCAAACAAGATGCCGCGGCGGGTGAGCTGAAGGTGGTGATTGTCGTGCGTGACCAATGCCATGGATTGCAGCTTGGTCAGCGTCTCGGCAAGCGACGTTTCCAGATCGATCGAGGTGCGGTCGTGAATCGTGGAAAGGTCGATCCCGTCAAGTTGTCGCACACCAAACGCGGCCAGTTCTCGAGCGTACTGTTCCAGCGTGATCGTCTCCGTTTCATCGGTTGCACTTCCGCTTGCAAGCATGCGTTTGAGGTACGTCGTTGTGCTGCGATGGTTGACTTCGCGTCGGCCGTCAACGAAGCGAGCGGCACCGGGGCCAACGGCATGCCACCCACGTCCCGCCCAGTAGGCCAGGTTGTGTCGGCACCTGAATGACTCTCGCGCGAAGCTGCTGATCTCGTACTGCTGCCAACCGTCCGTTGAGAACTGTTGTTGAGCCGCTTCGTACATTTGCAGTTCCAACGTCTCGTCCGCTTCCGACAGATCACCGCGTGAACGTCGCGACCAGAACGAGGTGCCTTTTTCAAATGTCAGGGCATAGGTGGAGACATGTGAGATGGAGGACGAAGCTGCTAGGGACAGATCGTTCTGCCAAGTCGCGAGGGATTCGTCGGGAGCACCGAAGATCAGATCAATCGAGACATTGCCAACTTGTTGGTGAGCGGCTTCGATCGCGGCAAACGCGGTGTCTTGGTCATGGCCTCGTTCCAAGCATTGCAGTTTGTCCGCATCGAACGACTGGATTCCCAGGCTGATTCGATTCACACCGATCGCTTGCAAGGCATCCAGGCACTCGGGCGTGATGTCTTCGGGGTTGGCTTCGGCGGTGATTTCGGCATCGTCTGCAATCGGAAAGGCATCGGCGATCGCGCGGTGAAGGCGTTGCAAACGTGCGGCTGACAATCGCGTTGGCGTGCCACCGCCCAAGAAGATTGTTTGCAGGGGCAATTCATTTCGATGTGTGTCACTCGGCGAGATGCCCGTGAGTTCTCGTTCGATGGCGTCCAGGTATTGGTCCTGCAACTCATCGCGGCCGGCGATCACGCTGAAGTTGCAGTAACCACAACGATGTCGGCAGAACGGAACGTGCACATACAGCGACTGAGGTTGAGGCCAGCCGCCTGGGGGAACGCACGTCATGTCAAATCCAAAGTTTCAGCCGGTCGTCCAACATGCCCGGCAAGGCTTTTTTGACAAAGCGTCGGATTTGGACATCGGTGTAACGCGTGCTGGCGTGAGACCCGATGATCAATTCGTTTTTGAAGTGGTCCGCTCGTTCGCGGTAGTCGTCCACGTGCATGTGACCGTGCTTGTGGATCTTGGATCGCCGATGTTCGGGCGCAGCAAACGTGAGTTCGCTGATCAAGATTTTGGACTCGTAGAACTCGGGGTTGTTGTCCAGACCCTTCGGTGAGGTGTCGCCCGTGTAAGCGAACACGGGCACACGTTGCTCGGTTGTGATCTCGGTGCCGGCGATCTTCAAGTCACGAATCTTTTCGCCTGGTAGGTCCAAGTACTCTGGCTTGAGTTTGTGTCGTCGTTGGTAGACGACGAACCCCAGTGCATCGATTGTGTGATGCACGTTCATGGAACGGATGACGTATTCGCGTCCGATGTTGGTTTCATCTCCGTCGAGTAGTCCGACCAATTCACAGGGCATGGCACCGCGATCGAGGCTGCGGAAGGTTTGCAACATCTTCCACGCCATGTCGACCGCTGAGTCGGGGAGGTAGATGACCGGCGGATCCATCTTCATCATCCGTCGCCGGGAAACGTATGCGGGGAGGGCCGCAATGTGATCCAGGTGCGCGTGCGAGATGAACATCGTCGGCGTGCCCATGAAGTCCCAGGGCTGGACCCCGACATCGAAGAGCAGCTTGAGTTCATTGACACGCCAGCAGGTTTGCACCGCGGCGCGGGAATAGCCCTCGATCGTCAAGCCATCGTGGACATGCGAGAGAATTGGAATGTTATCGACCATCAACGCATCCGGATCGGCATGTTGCTGTTGTCGATCGAGTCGGTGCCGTAGTTGTCGACTTCGTTGACGTTCAAATTATCCGAGTAGCGGTCGGTTCGCACGACTTCGATTTCACCGAGATCGTTTTGGTCGACTGCGGCACCGTGGTGTCGAGTCAGTTCCAGCATGGCCAGAAACCAACCGATGTAGGCTGATTTGTGTTGCCCGGCGGGCACCAAATCGACCAGCGGAACGCGGGATTGGGCCGCCAGTTCTTTGTGGATCTTTTGCATATAAACGTGAATGGGGGTGTCGTCGTAGACGACCTCGGTGGGCGGTGGGCCGGCGGATTCACGCATGATCCGCCCAAAGGCACTGACCAAGTCCCAGATTTCGAGTTCGACGATGGGTTGATCGGCGGGATCGTTTCGGCGGTTTGGCAGGTCGTCGGCGACGCGTTCGAATCGGGTCTGCCAGCGAGCGGACATTTCGTCCAGGACCGCAGCCGCGTCGCGAATTTCTTTGTACTGCAGCAGGCGTTCGACCAGTGCTTCGTGGGTGTCCTCGACCGCCTCTTCTGCGGTTTCGTCCTCAATTTTGGGCAGGACCGCCTGGCTTTTCATTTCCACCAAGGTGGCGGCCAGTTCCAGGAAATCGCCCACTTCGCCCAAATTGAGCTCCTGCAGCACGTCCAGGTGCGCGATGTATTGGTCGACCACTTTGGCCAGCGACATCTCCGTCAGCGACAATTCTTGGCGGCGAACCAAGTACAGCAGCAGATCGATTGGCCCTCGATAGACCGGCAAATCGATGCGAAAGCTCATGCGGCGGGTCGCTCAGGGGGCAAAAAGGGCTGAAAGTGGGTGAAGCAGGGACAAAAACGGGAGTCGCCGGTTCGAGCGGCGGCTGGTTTGGGTGGAATCTTGGCTCGCGACGACGCGTCCGCGAACATTTGATGGCTGGAAGGGGTCTGTCCCGGCTGATCAAGCAGCGAGTTTGCTGCGTTTGGCTCGCAGCCCTTGGCAGCGTCAACCTCCAAAATTATCATGCGTCGCTCTTGATCGCGACCCTTCCCTTGTATTTGTCGCGTCTTCGACGCGATTGGCGATCTTTTTTGCTCTCACATGGCGACTCACAGGCATTTCCATGGCCAGTCCCAACCAACGTCATTTGCTCTCGGCGCTCGTTCAAAACGTGCCCGGAGTGCTTGCACACATTTCCGGAATGCTCGCTTCCCGCGGCTACAACATTGATTCGTTGGCTGTCGGCGAAACCGAAGACACGACGCTTTCGCGAATGACGTTTGTCGTGGTCGGCGACGACCAAGTTCTCGATCAAGTCCGCAAACAACTCGAGAAAATCGTCACGGTCGTGCGAGTTCTCGACATCAGTTCCAATGATTATGTGGAACGCGACCTCTTGCTGGTCAAGGTCACCGCTCCTGCGGGAGGCATCCGCAGCGAAATTCGCGAATTGGTCGATATCTTCCGCGGACAAATCGTCGATGTCGGCGAAGGGGAAGTGATGATCGAAATCAGCGGCCGAGCCAACAAGGTCCAGGCTTTCATCGAACGAATCAATCGCTACGGCATCGTCGAATTGGTCCGCACGGGCCGCATCGCGATGGTTCGCAGTGGTTCGCAAGTCACTTCGAGTGAGTCCGCTGCAGAAACCGTCCAAGCCTAACCCCGATTCTGTTCCGATCCCTTCCAACTCATCTTTCCCCACACACCTGAGTGACTTCTGATGGCAGCCACCATTTACTACGAAAACGACGCCGACTTGTCCCACTTGAAAGGCAAGACGATCGCGATCTTGGGTTACGGTTCGCAAGGACACGCCCAAGCTCAAAACCTGCGTGACAGCGGTTGCGATGTGATCATCGGCCAACGTCCCGGCAGTGCCAACTACGATCTGGCGGTCTCGCACGGTTTCAAGCCGATGTCGATCGCGGACGCCACCAAGGCGGCCGACGTCGTCAACCTGTTGCTTCCCGATGAAGTTCAAGCGGACATCTATCGCGATTCGATTCGCGACAACCTGTCCGAAGGCAACGTGTTGATGTGTTCACACGGCTTCAACATCCACTTTGGTCAAATCGATCCTCCAAAGGGCATCGATGTGTTGCTCGTCGCTCCCAAGGGCCCCGGCCACTTGGTCCGCAGCGAGTACGAAAAGGGCGGCGGCGTGCCGGCCTTGATCGCACTGGGCGAAGGTGCCTCTGAAACCACCAAGCAAATTGGTTTGGCATACGCCAAGGGCATCGGCGGAACCCGCGGTGGTGTCATCGAAACCACCTTCGCAGAAGAAACCGAAACCGACTTGTTCGGCGAACAGGTTGTCTTGTGCGGTGGTGTCAGCGAATTGGTGAAGGCCGGTTTCGAAACGTTGGTCGAAGCAGGTTACCAACCTGAAATGGCTTACTTCGAGTGCATGCACGAACTGAAGTTGATCGTCGATCTGTTGTACGAAGGTGGTCTGAGCTACATGCGTTACAGCATCAGCAACACCGCCGAGTACGGCGATTACGTCACCGGCCCACGGATCATCACCGATGAAACCAAAGCCGAAATGAAGAAGGTTCTCGAAGAGATCCAACAAGGCGAGTTCGCTCGCAAGTGGATCAGCGAAAACCGCGCTGGTGCTCCTTTCTTCAAGGCCACCCGTCGTCGCGAACGTCAGCACGGTGTCGAGCAAATCGGTCTCGGCCTTCGTCGCATGATGAACTGGATCGACGAAAAAGAAGTTTGATCCGGTGGGCGGCCCCGCTGAAGATCCAGGCCGCATACCAATGGTCACCGGTTCGGTCAAAGACTGGACGCAATCGCAAATCGATTGCGTCCGCCGGTGGCACGATGAACCCATGGCCAACCCGCACTCGGGTTGGCTGGGATGGGTGTGCCAGCAACACGCTTTCAATTTTAAGTTGTGGCACGAAGAAGACGTCGCACGCAATCCAAACGTGACCGACGCTCGCATCGCCGAAGTCAAACGCTCCATCGATCGGCTGAATCAACAGCGAAACGATTGGATCGAAAAACTGGACGATGCGATCACGGAATCCATTCAGCAATCAGGCGTTGCGATTCCCGAAGACGCTCCGATCAACACCGAGACACCTGGCAGTGCGATCGATCGGCTGTCGATCATGTCGCTGCGTCTGTTTCACTACGCCGAGCAGTTGCAGCGGCAAGACGTGGGGGCGGAACATCGCGCCAAGGTGGAGGCGAGGTGGTTGCTTTGCCAGGTCCAGCACGCGGACCTTTCGGGATCGCTGCAAACGCTGATCGATGACATCTTCGCCGGCCGCAAACGCCACAAGACGTACCGGCAAATGAAGATGTACAACGACCCCAGTCTCAACCCCGAGATGTCGGGCTCGTAGGCCAGGTCTCCGTAGCCGGATTCGCCAAGAATTCGGATGGGCATGGGCGAGCCGTGTCGGCGCGCAACCGGCAATACGGCGGTCTCCGCCGTGAGCTTCCCTCGGCAATGGCATCTGGCAACGGATCCGTCACGCTCCGAATTCTTGGCGAATCCGGCTACATCTTTGTGTCAGGTTCGGCCTGACGATGGTGATTGGTCGGTCAGTTGCGATCTTGCGGGGGCGGGCTGGACGCCTCGCTTTGTTCCAAAGCGTCGGCTGGTTGCCGGGTAAGACCTGGCCTACGTCGCTTGGCAACTGGATTTGCCAGGAAGTCAGTGTGGTCCCTCGCTCACGCATTCGGGTTGTGAAGTTGGTGGCAGCAG includes these proteins:
- a CDS encoding DUF1553 domain-containing protein produces the protein MFVSFRNLIPLLFICPAVTCTLVQAADDIDFNRDIRPILSDRCYFCHGPDEATREADLRLDVREDAAYVLESDELLDRIQSDDPDLLMPPPHANLELTNEQKEMLKRWIDEGAPYAAHWSFEKLPLAVEVPSVKQADWPKQTIDPFVLAKIEAAGQQPNPEADPLRWLRRVTLDLTGLPPSAESIRSFEQAVQKDRERAYEDAVDELLKSSAYGEHMSIAWLDVARYADSYGYQSDKLNTQWPYRDWVVRALNQNLPYDDFLTWQIAGDLLEEPTRDQQLATAFNRIHRLNNEGGAVFEEWRIENAADRVHTFSTAVMGLTLECARCHDHKYDPITARDFYSLSAFFNSIDESGVYDRTEKVPCPSMLLPTEEESAALEQARAELASSEQHYQAVLAATKERFKASEATSITADDIPDLRLALALDQGFDNAVKPVYHPSESDRSWAKMCDLVPVENCEIARLNPTLADDEKARLADKDDSKEAASNQPTGPIDRMALKLDGERGVTAHDIEPLDRWTPFTVVVTLNDPERSSERSLIVHHTRGTDCGYNGYDLTIQDGHLESRMARVWPGNAISVRTVEPISANQWHQVAATYDGSSQASGLKLFLNGQELETVTLRDEVKKSCNVVVDHGGDFVIGQRFRARGFAGGLIDDVRLYERNLTPLELQVLATGEARPADAATFASALDQDTREAFAKLRQARHQFVMAEEVIQEVPIMREMDEPRQTHLLLRGEYDAKTDETTRVQRTVLKAIPIPFPEDAPKDRLGLAQWITHPEHPLTARVAVNRLWGNFFADPLVRTPENFGLQGDLPTHPELLDWLARDFIDHDWDIQRMCRNIVLSATYRQDSRCTQDKFESDPTNRLLARGPSYRLAAEQIRDLALAASGLLNPEMGGPPVSPYQPGQDLWRESNGMSPAYQQSVGKALYRRSLYSVWKRTAPLPNMMVFDASTREVCTVKRSRTNTPLQALVLLNDEQFIEATRVLATNLVNDQDPDQRIENAFLKLAGRRPDATEREELVTLYQRELSFFEKAPESAQSYLSIGERELPREVSLPELAAMTSLCQVILNLDATIWKR
- a CDS encoding AraC family transcriptional regulator codes for the protein MKKTLHRQAFFARLAPGQEILKLFDWMPDVSFFVKDREGRFMALNRRGCEYCGVLSEAEAIGKTDHDFFPKTRADEYREDDLQVMESKEAIINRIESAPEEAGSPRLVTTSKIPLKDRRGRVIGVAGFSRQVERMQSGSADSLEKVMQHIHAHYREDIPTGHLAEMAGLSASHFERRFRLAFGASPRQYLIRVRIENAARWLRETDERVTAIAQSCGFYDHAHFSRSFQRIMNMSPTQYRKRKQG
- the hemW gene encoding radical SAM family heme chaperone HemW; protein product: MTCVPPGGWPQPQSLYVHVPFCRHRCGYCNFSVIAGRDELQDQYLDAIERELTGISPSDTHRNELPLQTIFLGGGTPTRLSAARLQRLHRAIADAFPIADDAEITAEANPEDITPECLDALQAIGVNRISLGIQSFDADKLQCLERGHDQDTAFAAIEAAHQQVGNVSIDLIFGAPDESLATWQNDLSLAASSSISHVSTYALTFEKGTSFWSRRSRGDLSEADETLELQMYEAAQQQFSTDGWQQYEISSFARESFRCRHNLAYWAGRGWHAVGPGAARFVDGRREVNHRSTTTYLKRMLASGSATDETETITLEQYARELAAFGVRQLDGIDLSTIHDRTSIDLETSLAETLTKLQSMALVTHDNHHLQLTRRGILFADTVATALLSEPE
- a CDS encoding MBL fold metallo-hydrolase yields the protein MVDNIPILSHVHDGLTIEGYSRAAVQTCWRVNELKLLFDVGVQPWDFMGTPTMFISHAHLDHIAALPAYVSRRRMMKMDPPVIYLPDSAVDMAWKMLQTFRSLDRGAMPCELVGLLDGDETNIGREYVIRSMNVHHTIDALGFVVYQRRHKLKPEYLDLPGEKIRDLKIAGTEITTEQRVPVFAYTGDTSPKGLDNNPEFYESKILISELTFAAPEHRRSKIHKHGHMHVDDYRERADHFKNELIIGSHASTRYTDVQIRRFVKKALPGMLDDRLKLWI
- a CDS encoding segregation and condensation protein A, which produces MSFRIDLPVYRGPIDLLLYLVRRQELSLTEMSLAKVVDQYIAHLDVLQELNLGEVGDFLELAATLVEMKSQAVLPKIEDETAEEAVEDTHEALVERLLQYKEIRDAAAVLDEMSARWQTRFERVADDLPNRRNDPADQPIVELEIWDLVSAFGRIMRESAGPPPTEVVYDDTPIHVYMQKIHKELAAQSRVPLVDLVPAGQHKSAYIGWFLAMLELTRHHGAAVDQNDLGEIEVVRTDRYSDNLNVNEVDNYGTDSIDNSNMPIRMR
- the ilvN gene encoding acetolactate synthase small subunit, which encodes MASPNQRHLLSALVQNVPGVLAHISGMLASRGYNIDSLAVGETEDTTLSRMTFVVVGDDQVLDQVRKQLEKIVTVVRVLDISSNDYVERDLLLVKVTAPAGGIRSEIRELVDIFRGQIVDVGEGEVMIEISGRANKVQAFIERINRYGIVELVRTGRIAMVRSGSQVTSSESAAETVQA
- the ilvC gene encoding ketol-acid reductoisomerase encodes the protein MAATIYYENDADLSHLKGKTIAILGYGSQGHAQAQNLRDSGCDVIIGQRPGSANYDLAVSHGFKPMSIADATKAADVVNLLLPDEVQADIYRDSIRDNLSEGNVLMCSHGFNIHFGQIDPPKGIDVLLVAPKGPGHLVRSEYEKGGGVPALIALGEGASETTKQIGLAYAKGIGGTRGGVIETTFAEETETDLFGEQVVLCGGVSELVKAGFETLVEAGYQPEMAYFECMHELKLIVDLLYEGGLSYMRYSISNTAEYGDYVTGPRIITDETKAEMKKVLEEIQQGEFARKWISENRAGAPFFKATRRRERQHGVEQIGLGLRRMMNWIDEKEV
- a CDS encoding DUF4254 domain-containing protein produces the protein MGGPAEDPGRIPMVTGSVKDWTQSQIDCVRRWHDEPMANPHSGWLGWVCQQHAFNFKLWHEEDVARNPNVTDARIAEVKRSIDRLNQQRNDWIEKLDDAITESIQQSGVAIPEDAPINTETPGSAIDRLSIMSLRLFHYAEQLQRQDVGAEHRAKVEARWLLCQVQHADLSGSLQTLIDDIFAGRKRHKTYRQMKMYNDPSLNPEMSGS